From the genome of Aquificaceae bacterium:
CCGTAGGCTTTTATAACTTCCTTTTGAGGGTCGCTAAGCAGTATAAAGTTAAGTCCATACTTTTCCCTGAACCTTTTGTGAGACTGCAAACTGTCAGGACTTATGCCTATAACTACGAAGCCTTTTGACTTGAGCGTGCTGAGATTATCCCTAAAGTCGCAGGCTTCCTGCGTGCAACCAGGGGTATTATCTTTGGGGTAAAAATAGAGTATAAGAGGAGAAGAGAGCAAGTCCTTTAGACAAAACCTGCCTTCTCTCCCTTCTTGGTCTATCCCTTCAAGACAAAAGTCTGGTGCAAGGTCTCCTTCCTTTAGCATATTAAGAATTATACCATTTTTGTCTTAGAGGAGGAAGGCGGTCCGTTTATGACCGCCTTTGGGGTTTTTATCCGTAAGTATCGCCTTCTGGCTTGACGGGCTCTATCCTCAAAAGGGCATCGTCGGGAGTTACATTGTCTCCCGGCTTTACGAATATCTTCTTTACAATACCAGTAATGGGTGCGTGTATCTCGTTTTCCATCTTCATGGCTTCTACTATGGCTACCGTTTGACCTTCATTGACAGGTTGACCCTCCTCTACCAAAATCCGCACGACCCTTCCGGGCATAGGTGCGGTTGCATCTCCAGGCTGGCTTGCCTTTGGTATACCCTTTGCTTCTGCTTGAGTCACCGCTTGAGGAACGCCACCAGAAGGCACAGCTTCAAGTTGAGGCATTAACTGCACCTCTTCAAGCCTTCCGTCCACTCTTATGTAGTATTTTCTGGGCTTGCCGGGTTCTGTGTGGGCACTTACACCTTCCACCTTCACCTTAAACTTTTCACCGTGATATATGACCTCAAACTCTACAGGTGCAGCGCCAGGCACAGTGCCGGGTTTCACCTCTGTAGTTTCCGCAAGTTCTTCTATAGGCTCTGGCACAAGCTCTCCCTTTTCCCTTGCGATAAAGAAGTCCTTAGCTTGCATGGGGAACAGGGCATACAAGAGCACTTCTTCATCGGTAGGCTCTCTTCCAAGAAGGGATTTTGTCTCTTCGTATGCCTTGTCCCAGTCGTTGGGGTCCGCAAGGTCTGCAGCACGCACAGAAAAGTCTGGCTCTTTTCCAGGTCCAAGTATCTTTTCCACAAGTTCCTTTGAAATGGGACCCGGTGGCTTTCCGTATTTTCCTTCCACGTAGTCTCTTACCTCTTTGGTTATCACCTTATATCTCTCACCGGATATTACATTGAGGACCGCCTGCACGCCTACTATTTGAGAAGAAGGTGTAAGAAGCGGTGGGTATCCAAGGTCCCTTTCTACGTTTGGAACTTCCGCAAGAGCTTCCTCTATTTTGTCTATAGCGTTTGCTTCTATGAGCTGTGCCACCATATTGGAAATCATACCACCCGGTATCTTGTGTATGAGCACCTTTGCATTCACACCCGCATATTCAGTTTCATACTTCTTGTATTTCCTACGTATTTGCTTGGCAATTTCTGCACATTCCTCTATCTTTCTTAGGTCAAGACCTGTGTCAAAGGGTGTGCCTTCAAGCATAGCCACCACGGATTCTGTTGCTGGATGTGAAGAGCCAAAGGCAAGTGGAGAAAGAACAGTATCAACCATATCCACGCCTGCAAGAATTGCCATCATGTGGTTTACTATCGCAGTGCCACTCATATCGTGGTTGTGGAGTAGCACGGGCAATTTTCCACCGGTTGCTTCCTTTATCCTTTTTATTATGATGTAGGTTTCAAAGGGCATTATAATGCCTGTAGCATCCTTGAAGGATAACCAGTCCGCACCCATCTCCGCTATCTCAAGCGCATACTCTACCCACTTGTCTATAGTATGGACGGGACTTTTTGTGTAGCTTATTTCCGCATGGGCTTCCCCGCCGAACTCCTTTATAGCCTTAACCGCAGTTTTTATGTTCCTGTTGTCGTTAAGAGCATCAAAAACCCTAAAAACAGTTATACCATTCGCTATAGCCCTCTCTACAAACTTGTAAACCAGCTTGTCGGATTTAGGTCTGTATCCCACAATGTTTTGACCCCTAAAGAGCATCTGAAGTTTTGTGTTTGGCATAACCTCCTTAATACGTCTCAGTCTCTCCCACGGGTCTTCCTTGAGATATCTAAGGCACACGTCGTAAGTGGCACCACCCCAAACCTCAACCGCATAAAAGCCTACCTTGTCCAACTTTTCGCACAGAGGCAGAAGGTCATCGGTCCTTACACGGGTGGCAAGCTTACACTGCTGACCATCCCTCGGTGTGAGGTCTGTGATAAGTATCTTTTTCCTAAAGCCAGACCTCTCCAACTGCTTTAGCTGTTCTTGAATTTCTTCCAATATCTCCATGGTCTGCATGCCTTACCTCCTTTTATAGTCCATGGTATGCGGCTATCGCCGCAGATATAAAGGCTACAAAATCTTCCTTGTTTCTTACTTCCTCATACTCAAAGAGGTGAGGATGGGTCTCTAAATACCTGGTGTTAAACTTACCAGCCCTAAAGTCCGGGTCCTTCATTATCTCTATAAGCAAGGGTATGGTGGTCTTTATACCTGTAATTTCGTAAGTTTCCAACGCTGCCCTCATACGGTCTACCGCAGTCTCCCATTGAGGAGCCCAGACTATGAGCTTGGCTATCATAGAGTCGTAGTATGGGGTTACCTCATAACCCCTTGACGCCGCATGCTCCACCCTTATACCAAAGCCACCGGGGACATAATACCTTTCTATAGTCCCTATGCTTGGTGCAAAGTTCTTTTTGGGGTCTTCCGCATTTATTCTCACCTCTATGGAATAACCATTAAACTTTATATCTTCCTGCTTGTATCTTAGAGGCTCACCTGCAGCAATTCTAATCTGCCATTTTACAATATCCACACCCGTTATCATTTCGGTAACAGGGTGCTCCACCTGAATCCTTGTGTTCATCTCAATAAAGTATATGTTTCCCTTCTCGTCTGCTACAAACTCCATAGTGCCAGCACTGTAGTATCCTATCTCCTTTGCCGCCTTAGCTACAAGCTCTCCATAGTATGCCCTCTGACCGGGAGTAAGGAGCAAAGATGGTGCTATCTCTACGAGCTTTTGGTTTCTCCTTTGAATGGAGCAGTCCCTCTCACCAAGATGTATAACATTACCGTATTTGTCTCCAAGAATCTGAAACTCTATATGATGGGGGTTTTCTATATACTTTTCAAGTAAGAGATCTCCTCTTCCAAAGGCTTTTAAGGCTTCGTTGTAAGCACTCTCGTAGTTTCTCAAGAGCTCCTCTTCGTTCCTGCATATCCTTATACCCCTTCCACCACCACCAGCGGAAGCTTTCAAAAGCACAGGATATCCTATTTCTCTCGCTATCTGTTTGGCTTCTTGCTCGTCCTTTAAAATACCATCGCTTCCCGGGACAGTGGGAAGTCCTGCCTTTTTGGCAATCTCTTTGGACCTTGCCTTGTCTCCCATAAGCTCTATAACCTTCCAGTGAGGACCTATAAAGTTTATTCCCTTCTCCTCACAGAGCCTTGCAAAGTGTTCGTTCTCTGCCAAAAAGC
Proteins encoded in this window:
- a CDS encoding peroxiredoxin, encoding MLKEGDLAPDFCLEGIDQEGREGRFCLKDLLSSPLILYFYPKDNTPGCTQEACDFRDNLSTLKSKGFVVIGISPDSLQSHKRFREKYGLNFILLSDPQKEVIKAYGAYGKKKMYGKETEGVVRSTFVISPEGKILKAFYNVKAKGHVESLLRELDILS
- the cfiA gene encoding 2-oxoglutarate carboxylase large subunit; the encoded protein is MQTMEILEEIQEQLKQLERSGFRKKILITDLTPRDGQQCKLATRVRTDDLLPLCEKLDKVGFYAVEVWGGATYDVCLRYLKEDPWERLRRIKEVMPNTKLQMLFRGQNIVGYRPKSDKLVYKFVERAIANGITVFRVFDALNDNRNIKTAVKAIKEFGGEAHAEISYTKSPVHTIDKWVEYALEIAEMGADWLSFKDATGIIMPFETYIIIKRIKEATGGKLPVLLHNHDMSGTAIVNHMMAILAGVDMVDTVLSPLAFGSSHPATESVVAMLEGTPFDTGLDLRKIEECAEIAKQIRRKYKKYETEYAGVNAKVLIHKIPGGMISNMVAQLIEANAIDKIEEALAEVPNVERDLGYPPLLTPSSQIVGVQAVLNVISGERYKVITKEVRDYVEGKYGKPPGPISKELVEKILGPGKEPDFSVRAADLADPNDWDKAYEETKSLLGREPTDEEVLLYALFPMQAKDFFIAREKGELVPEPIEELAETTEVKPGTVPGAAPVEFEVIYHGEKFKVKVEGVSAHTEPGKPRKYYIRVDGRLEEVQLMPQLEAVPSGGVPQAVTQAEAKGIPKASQPGDATAPMPGRVVRILVEEGQPVNEGQTVAIVEAMKMENEIHAPITGIVKKIFVKPGDNVTPDDALLRIEPVKPEGDTYG
- the accC gene encoding acetyl-CoA carboxylase biotin carboxylase subunit, translating into MFKKVLIANRGEIACRIIRACKELGIKTVAIYNEIESTARHVKMADEAYMIGVNPLDTYLNAERIVDLALEVGADAIHPGYGFLAENEHFARLCEEKGINFIGPHWKVIELMGDKARSKEIAKKAGLPTVPGSDGILKDEQEAKQIAREIGYPVLLKASAGGGGRGIRICRNEEELLRNYESAYNEALKAFGRGDLLLEKYIENPHHIEFQILGDKYGNVIHLGERDCSIQRRNQKLVEIAPSLLLTPGQRAYYGELVAKAAKEIGYYSAGTMEFVADEKGNIYFIEMNTRIQVEHPVTEMITGVDIVKWQIRIAAGEPLRYKQEDIKFNGYSIEVRINAEDPKKNFAPSIGTIERYYVPGGFGIRVEHAASRGYEVTPYYDSMIAKLIVWAPQWETAVDRMRAALETYEITGIKTTIPLLIEIMKDPDFRAGKFNTRYLETHPHLFEYEEVRNKEDFVAFISAAIAAYHGL